A window of the Pseudomonas fluorescens genome harbors these coding sequences:
- the proB gene encoding glutamate 5-kinase — MRSKVTGAQRWVVKIGSALLTADGKGLDRAAMGVWVEQMVALHEAGVELVLVSSGAVAAGMSRLGWTARPSAMHELQAAAAIGQMGLVQAWESSFAEHGRHTAQILLTHDDLSDRKRYLNARSTLRALVELKVIPVINENDTVVTDEIRFGDNDTLAALVANLVEADLLVILTDRDGMFDADPRNNPDAQLIYEARADDPTLDAVAGGTGGALGRGGMQTKLRAARLAARSGAHTIIVGGRLERVLDRLKAGERIGTLLSPERGMLAARKQWLAGHLQTRGTLVLDDGAVSALSEGHKSLLPVGVKLVQGSFRRGEMVVCVAPDGREIARGLANYSALEAQKIIGQSSDAIVGLLGYMAEPELVHRDNLILV; from the coding sequence ATGCGGAGCAAGGTGACAGGTGCGCAGCGTTGGGTCGTGAAGATCGGCAGCGCTTTGCTGACAGCGGATGGCAAAGGGCTGGATCGCGCGGCAATGGGTGTCTGGGTCGAGCAGATGGTGGCTCTGCATGAGGCCGGCGTCGAGCTGGTGCTGGTGTCCTCCGGGGCAGTGGCGGCGGGCATGAGCCGCCTGGGCTGGACCGCTCGACCCAGTGCGATGCACGAGCTCCAGGCCGCTGCAGCAATCGGTCAGATGGGTCTGGTACAAGCTTGGGAGTCGAGCTTTGCCGAGCATGGCCGGCACACTGCGCAGATTCTCCTGACCCACGACGACCTGTCCGACCGCAAGCGCTACCTGAACGCCCGCAGCACCTTGCGCGCGCTGGTCGAGCTGAAAGTCATCCCGGTGATCAACGAGAACGACACCGTGGTCACCGATGAGATCCGTTTTGGCGACAATGACACGCTCGCGGCGCTGGTGGCCAACCTGGTCGAGGCCGATCTGCTGGTGATCCTGACGGATCGCGACGGCATGTTCGACGCCGATCCGCGCAACAACCCTGATGCCCAGCTGATTTACGAAGCGCGCGCCGATGATCCGACCCTCGATGCGGTGGCGGGCGGCACTGGCGGTGCGCTGGGTCGTGGCGGCATGCAGACCAAGTTGCGTGCGGCGCGTCTGGCGGCGCGTTCCGGTGCGCACACCATTATTGTCGGTGGGCGTCTGGAGCGGGTGCTCGATCGTCTGAAGGCAGGCGAGCGCATTGGTACGCTGCTGTCGCCTGAGCGCGGCATGCTCGCGGCGCGCAAGCAGTGGCTGGCCGGTCATCTGCAAACCCGTGGCACGCTGGTGCTGGATGACGGCGCGGTTTCTGCGTTGTCGGAAGGTCACAAGAGTCTGCTGCCGGTCGGCGTCAAGCTGGTTCAGGGCAGTTTCCGTCGCGGTGAAATGGTGGTTTGCGTGGCGCCGGACGGTCGTGAGATCGCCCGTGGTCTGGCCAACTACAGCGCGCTGGAGGCACAAAAAATCATCGGTCAGTCGTCGGATGCGATTGTCGGTTTGCTGGGTTACATGGCTGAGCCGGAACTGGTTCACCGTGACAACCTGATTCTGGTCTGA
- a CDS encoding CreA family protein: MRMAKGLLGLLMALPLLASAEEIGQVSTVFKFVGPNDRIVVEAFDDPKVEGVTCYLSRAKTGGVKGGLGLAEDRAEASIACRQVGPINFKGELKDGEEVFKERTSLVFKTMQVVRFLDKKRNTLVYLVYSDRLIEGSPQNAVTAIPILPWAPVH; this comes from the coding sequence ATGCGCATGGCAAAAGGATTGTTGGGTCTGTTGATGGCGTTGCCATTGCTGGCCTCGGCCGAGGAAATCGGCCAGGTGTCGACGGTGTTCAAGTTTGTCGGGCCGAATGACCGGATCGTGGTCGAGGCCTTCGACGATCCAAAGGTTGAAGGTGTGACCTGCTATCTGTCGCGCGCCAAAACGGGTGGCGTGAAGGGTGGCTTGGGTCTGGCCGAGGATCGTGCCGAGGCATCCATTGCCTGTCGTCAGGTCGGGCCGATCAACTTCAAGGGCGAGTTGAAAGATGGCGAAGAGGTGTTCAAGGAGCGCACTTCGCTGGTGTTCAAGACCATGCAGGTGGTGCGGTTCCTCGACAAGAAGCGCAATACCCTGGTGTATCTGGTCTACAGCGACCGCCTGATCGAGGGCAGTCCGCAGAATGCGGTGACGGCGATCCCGATCCTGCCGTGGGCGCCAGTCCATTAA